In one Corythoichthys intestinalis isolate RoL2023-P3 chromosome 16, ASM3026506v1, whole genome shotgun sequence genomic region, the following are encoded:
- the sox8a gene encoding transcription factor SOX-8a, translating into MLKMAEEHDKCTGGQPCSPAGTSSSMSQDESDSDAPSSPTGSDGHAASLLAGLGKKLDSEDDERFPACIRDAVSQVLKGYDWSLVPMPVRGNGALKNKPHVKRPMNAFMVWAQAARRKLADQYPHLHNAELSKTLGKLWRLLSESEKRPFVDEAERLRVQHKKDHPDYKYQPRRRKNVKPGQSDSDSGAELAQQQQQHPHHHHHMYKAEPGMPGLGGMGDGHHHHPDHTGQPHGPPTPPTTPKTDAHHGAKHESKHEGRRLADGGRQNIDFSNVDISELSTDVISNMEAFDVHEFDQYLPLTAASSAAEHASYSASYGGSAWNRKNAATSSPPEHRLHIKTEQLSPSHYNEHSPSQADYGAAYNGQACAAPSPAPFTASQCDYTDLQSSNYYNPYSGYPSSLYQYPYFHSPRRPYGSPILNGLSVAPAHSPAASGWDQPVYTTLTRP; encoded by the exons ATGTTGAAAATGGCTGAGGAGCACGACAAGTGCACGGGCGGGCAACCGTGCAGCCCCGCGGGCACCAGCAGCTCCATGTCCCAGGATGAGTCTGACTCGGACGCGCCGTCCTCGCCGACCGGCTCCGACGGCCACGCCGCGTCTCTGCTCGCCGGCTTGGGCAAAAAGTTGGACTCGGAGGATGACGAACGCTTTCCGGCTTGCATCCGGGACGCCGTGTCGCAGGTACTCAAGGGATACGACTGGTCCCTGGTGCCCATGCCGGTGCGAGGGAACGGCGCGCTCAAGAATAAGCCGCACGTCAAGAGGCCCATGAACGCCTTCATGGTTTGGGCGCAGGCGGCCCGCAGGAAGCTGGCCGACCAGTACCCGCACCTGCACAACGCAGAACTCAGCAAGACGCTGGGCAAACTCTGGCG TTTGCTTTCCGAGAGCGAAAAGAGGCCGTTTGTGGATGAGGCTGAGCGCCTGAGGGTTCAGCACAAGAAAGATCACCCGGACTACAAGTACCAACCCAGGCGGCGGAAGAACGTCAAGCCGGGCCAGAGCGACTCGGACTCTGGTGCCGAGCTGGCCCAACAGCAACAGCAGCATCCTCATCATCATCACCACATGTATAAAGCCGAACCCGGGATGCCTGGACTTGGCGGGATGGGCGATGGGCATCACCACCACCCTGATCATACAG GTCAACCTCACGGTCCCCCGACCCCGCCCACCACCCCAAAAACGGACGCCCACCACGGCGCCAAGCACGAATCGAAGCACGAAGGGCGGCGCCTGGCTGACGGCGGCAGGCAGAACATCGACTTCAGCAACGTGGACATCTCCGAGTTAAGCACGGACGTCATCAGCAACATGGAGGCCTTCGACGTGCACGAATTCGACCAGTACCTGCCGTTGACCGCCGCCTCTTCTGCTGCGGAGCATGCGTCTTATAGCGCCTCCTATGGCGGCTCGGCGTGGAATCGCAAGAACGCCGCGACCTCGTCGCCCCCCGAGCACCGCCTCCACATCAAAACGGAGCAGCTGAGTCCCAGCCACTACAACGAGCACTCGCCCTCGCAAGCGGACTACGGCGCCGCGTATAACGGCCAGGCCTGCGCGGCCCCTTCGCCGGCCCCTTTCACCGCCTCTCAGTGTGACTATACCGACCTGCAGAGCTCCAACTACTACAACCCTTACTCCGGCTACCCCTCCAGCCTCTACCAGTACCCTTACTTTCACTCGCCCAGGCGGCCCTACGGCAGCCCCATCCTCAACGGCCTCTCGGTGGCGCCCGCTCACAGCCCGGCCGCTTCCGGCTGGGACCAGCCCGTCTACACCACGCTGACGCGACCTTAA